One Curtobacterium sp. BH-2-1-1 genomic region harbors:
- a CDS encoding SOS response-associated peptidase, whose amino-acid sequence MCGRFVVSDTTADLLPELIGELADRTEHVDEDTGVVGTGLVPSWNVAPTDPVFAVRQRHGQRELPQISWGFVPSWAKDFQKQRPKPINARIETVATSGMFKRAFATNRCIVPAQGYYEWVVREDGKEPHFVHEPGGALAMAGVVSAWPDPTKPDSDPDKWRLSLAIITRDAHVAPGEVHDRMPAFLTPDGYDAWLDTEQGGLGQDDLLALLDHESLTVAAGLDQYEVSRAVNSVRNDGPQLIERVA is encoded by the coding sequence ATGTGTGGAAGGTTCGTCGTCTCCGACACCACGGCCGATCTGCTGCCGGAACTGATCGGTGAGCTCGCCGACCGGACCGAGCACGTCGACGAGGACACCGGCGTGGTCGGCACCGGCCTGGTCCCGAGCTGGAACGTCGCACCGACCGACCCGGTCTTCGCGGTCCGGCAGCGGCACGGGCAGCGCGAACTCCCGCAGATCAGCTGGGGGTTCGTGCCGAGCTGGGCGAAGGACTTCCAGAAGCAGCGCCCGAAACCGATCAACGCCCGCATCGAGACCGTCGCGACGAGCGGCATGTTCAAGCGGGCGTTCGCGACGAACCGCTGCATCGTCCCCGCCCAGGGCTACTACGAGTGGGTCGTGCGCGAGGACGGCAAGGAACCGCACTTCGTCCACGAACCCGGCGGCGCCCTCGCGATGGCCGGCGTCGTGAGCGCCTGGCCCGACCCCACGAAGCCCGACAGCGACCCGGACAAGTGGCGGCTGTCCCTGGCGATCATCACGCGGGACGCCCACGTGGCCCCGGGCGAGGTGCACGACCGCATGCCGGCGTTCCTCACCCCGGACGGCTACGACGCCTGGTTGGACACCGAGCAGGGCGGCCTCGGACAGGACGACCTGCTCGCCCTGCTCGACCACGAGTCGCTGACGGTCGCGGCGGGCCTCGACCAGTACGAGGTCTCGCGTGCGGTGAACAGCGTCAGGAACGACGGGCCGCAGCTCATCGAGCGGGTCGCGTAG
- a CDS encoding organic hydroperoxide resistance protein has protein sequence MSLDIVYTAAAHATGGGRDGHVRSEDDRLDLDTRPPKEMGGSGEGTNPEQLFAAGYAACFLGALHAAGRELDVDTTGAEVSAEVGIGGAGNGGFGLAVELDVYAPAARPEQRQRLAERAHEICPYSNATRGNITVALSIVD, from the coding sequence ATGAGTCTCGACATCGTCTACACCGCCGCCGCCCACGCCACCGGAGGCGGCCGCGACGGACACGTGCGCAGCGAGGACGACCGCCTCGACCTCGACACCCGTCCGCCGAAGGAGATGGGCGGCAGCGGCGAGGGCACGAACCCCGAGCAGCTCTTCGCCGCCGGGTACGCCGCGTGCTTCCTCGGGGCGCTCCACGCCGCGGGCCGGGAGCTCGACGTCGACACGACCGGCGCCGAGGTCTCGGCCGAGGTCGGCATCGGCGGCGCCGGCAACGGGGGCTTCGGCCTCGCGGTCGAGCTCGACGTGTACGCGCCGGCCGCCCGACCCGAGCAGCGTCAGCGTCTCGCCGAGCGCGCGCACGAGATCTGCCCCTACTCGAACGCCACCCGCGGCAACATCACGGTCGCGCTGTCGATCGTCGACTAG
- a CDS encoding iron-siderophore ABC transporter substrate-binding protein: protein MIRTPSRFRRALAAAGAVVAASLVLAGCASGSGSSSDDAATTSADGQFPVSITTALGTTKIDSQPKRVVALGWGDAETALELGVQPVGASDWLAFGGDGVGPWLKGAYTKSPKIIQTLEPSYEDILKLKPDVILDVKSSGDKDRYAKLSAIAPTVAIPKGGENYLASTEQQTTMIAKALGKEAAGKKLLAGLDDAYAAARKAHPDFEGKSAVVGAYTSEGFGAYASTDSRSTFMRNLGFTIPKAIDEQAGKAFSVHLSDENLDLLDADLTLILPIYVEASKAESDPLFQKVPSVEAGHAIVFDDPDVSSAFSMGTTAAIEWALEKLPDEFQAKLG, encoded by the coding sequence GTGATCCGAACTCCCTCCCGCTTCCGCCGAGCGCTCGCCGCTGCCGGCGCCGTCGTCGCAGCGTCCCTCGTCCTCGCCGGGTGCGCCTCCGGCTCCGGTTCGTCGTCCGACGACGCCGCGACCACGTCCGCCGACGGCCAGTTCCCGGTGTCCATCACCACCGCCCTCGGCACCACGAAGATCGACTCGCAGCCGAAGCGCGTCGTCGCCCTCGGCTGGGGCGACGCCGAGACCGCGCTCGAACTCGGCGTGCAGCCCGTCGGCGCGAGCGACTGGCTCGCGTTCGGTGGCGACGGCGTCGGGCCGTGGCTCAAGGGCGCGTACACGAAGTCGCCGAAGATCATCCAGACGCTCGAGCCGAGCTACGAGGACATCCTCAAGCTCAAGCCCGACGTGATCCTCGACGTGAAGTCGTCGGGTGACAAGGACCGCTACGCGAAGCTCTCCGCGATCGCACCGACCGTGGCGATCCCGAAGGGCGGCGAGAACTACCTCGCGTCGACCGAGCAGCAGACCACGATGATCGCGAAGGCGCTCGGCAAGGAGGCCGCGGGCAAGAAGCTCCTCGCCGGCCTCGACGACGCCTACGCCGCCGCCCGCAAGGCGCACCCGGACTTCGAGGGCAAGTCGGCGGTCGTCGGCGCCTACACGTCCGAGGGCTTCGGGGCCTACGCCTCGACGGACAGCCGCTCGACGTTCATGCGGAACCTCGGCTTCACGATCCCGAAGGCGATCGACGAGCAGGCCGGCAAGGCGTTCTCGGTGCACCTGTCGGACGAGAACCTCGACCTGCTGGACGCCGACCTCACGCTGATCCTGCCGATCTACGTCGAGGCGTCCAAGGCCGAGTCCGACCCGCTCTTCCAGAAGGTGCCGTCGGTCGAGGCCGGGCACGCCATCGTGTTCGACGACCCGGACGTGTCGTCGGCGTTCTCGATGGGGACCAC
- a CDS encoding shikimate dehydrogenase, whose protein sequence is MYSDPSRTRLAVLGSPIAHSLSPTLHAAAYDVLGVPFTYGRHEVASGGLDAFVAGLGPDWRGLSLTMPLKREVLPMLDRTTPLVDELGVANTIAFRTVGDTVLRSGANTDVEGIVRPVEALGHLPGEATVLGGGATAASALTAAVRLGASLVRVFLRDTAKAGHLVDLAVRLGVSLEVLPLTELPGSRHGFVVSTLPGGAADTLDLVPSGPDAVLFDVAYEPWPTAVATRWADAGGRVLNGLDMLAEQALGQIRFFLSGDQDELLPAEADVRRAMRASVGLPETIGA, encoded by the coding sequence ATGTACTCCGACCCCTCCCGGACCCGCCTCGCGGTGCTCGGCTCCCCCATCGCCCACTCCCTCTCCCCCACGCTGCACGCAGCGGCCTACGACGTGCTCGGGGTGCCGTTCACGTACGGGAGGCACGAGGTCGCGTCCGGCGGACTGGACGCGTTCGTCGCGGGGCTGGGTCCCGATTGGCGCGGCCTGAGCCTGACCATGCCGCTCAAGCGCGAGGTCCTGCCGATGCTCGACCGGACGACCCCGCTCGTCGACGAGCTCGGCGTCGCGAACACCATCGCGTTCCGCACGGTCGGCGACACCGTCCTGCGGTCCGGCGCGAACACCGACGTCGAGGGGATCGTGCGCCCGGTCGAGGCGCTCGGACACCTCCCGGGCGAGGCGACCGTCCTCGGCGGGGGTGCGACCGCAGCGAGCGCCCTCACCGCGGCCGTGCGGCTCGGGGCGTCGCTCGTGCGGGTGTTCCTCCGCGACACCGCGAAGGCCGGACACCTCGTCGACCTGGCCGTGCGGCTCGGGGTCTCGCTCGAGGTGCTCCCGCTGACCGAGCTGCCGGGGAGCCGTCACGGGTTCGTCGTCTCGACGCTGCCCGGGGGTGCGGCGGACACGCTCGACCTCGTGCCGTCGGGGCCGGACGCGGTGCTCTTCGACGTGGCCTACGAGCCCTGGCCGACCGCCGTCGCGACCCGGTGGGCGGACGCCGGCGGGCGCGTGCTGAACGGGCTCGACATGCTCGCCGAGCAGGCCCTCGGGCAGATCCGGTTCTTCCTGAGCGGTGACCAGGACGAGCTCCTGCCGGCCGAGGCCGACGTGCGGAGGGCGATGCGCGCCTCCGTGGGCCTGCCGGAGACCATCGGGGCCTGA
- a CDS encoding YchJ family protein gives MVTDESRCPCLSGNPYGECCGPLHAGAAAPTAERLMRSRFSAFALGLPEYLLQTWHPRTRPASLELDPAQRWTRLDVLSTESGGPFDSRGTVAFRAWWRTDDDRGTLEETSDFVREHGRWSYVDGTVS, from the coding sequence GTGGTCACCGACGAGTCGCGTTGCCCCTGCCTGAGCGGCAACCCCTACGGCGAGTGCTGCGGCCCGCTGCACGCGGGCGCCGCGGCCCCGACCGCCGAGCGGCTCATGCGGTCGCGGTTCAGCGCGTTCGCCCTCGGCCTGCCCGAGTACCTGCTGCAGACGTGGCACCCGCGCACCCGCCCGGCGAGCCTCGAGCTCGACCCGGCCCAGCGCTGGACGCGGTTGGACGTCCTGTCGACGGAGTCCGGCGGCCCGTTCGACTCCCGCGGCACCGTCGCCTTCCGCGCGTGGTGGCGCACCGACGACGATCGGGGCACACTCGAGGAGACGAGCGACTTCGTGCGCGAGCACGGCCGGTGGTCCTACGTGGACGGCACGGTGTCCTGA
- a CDS encoding SDR family NAD(P)-dependent oxidoreductase — translation MPDRDLAAFGAHTTAAEVVAGLDLRGRTAVVTGAASGIGVETARALAGAGATVTLAVRDVGAGQRVAADIARTTGRTAPDVAELHLDRPASVEAFAASWSGPLDVLVANAGVMDSPESYTSAGWETQFATNHLGHFALALGLHEALAAASGARIVSLSSSGHGSSPVVFEDLFFRRRPYEPGLAYAQSKTANVLFAVEVGRR, via the coding sequence GTGCCGGACCGTGACCTCGCCGCCTTCGGCGCCCACACCACCGCCGCCGAGGTCGTGGCGGGGCTCGACCTCCGGGGACGGACCGCCGTGGTGACCGGTGCCGCCTCGGGCATCGGCGTGGAGACAGCCCGAGCGCTCGCCGGGGCCGGCGCGACCGTGACCCTGGCGGTCCGCGACGTCGGGGCCGGACAGCGGGTCGCGGCGGACATCGCCCGCACCACCGGGCGCACGGCACCCGACGTCGCCGAGCTCCACCTCGACCGCCCGGCCTCCGTGGAAGCGTTCGCGGCGTCGTGGTCCGGGCCCCTCGACGTCCTGGTCGCCAACGCCGGGGTGATGGACAGCCCGGAGTCGTACACCTCGGCCGGGTGGGAGACGCAGTTCGCCACGAACCACCTCGGGCACTTCGCGCTGGCCCTCGGGCTGCACGAGGCGCTCGCCGCGGCGTCCGGCGCGCGGATCGTCTCGCTGTCGTCGAGCGGGCACGGCAGCTCGCCGGTCGTGTTCGAGGACCTGTTCTTCCGGCGTCGCCCGTACGAGCCCGGGCTCGCCTACGCCCAGTCCAAGACCGCCAACGTCCTCTTCGCCGTCGAGGTCGGACGACGATGA